The Cloeon dipterum chromosome 3, ieCloDipt1.1, whole genome shotgun sequence genome includes a region encoding these proteins:
- the ND-75 gene encoding NADH-ubiquinone oxidoreductase 75 kDa subunit, mitochondrial, translating into MLRVPLLRALNSASSARCLLQASRASGTQAPEKVEVFIDDKSVLVDPGTTVLQAAALAGIEIPRFCYHERLAIAGNCRMCLVEVEKSPKPVAACAMPVMKGWRIKTNSDMTRKAREGVMEFLLVNHPLDCPICDQGGECDLQDQSMAFGSDRSRFTDISYDGKRAVEDKDIGPLVKTIMTRCIHCTRCIRFASEVAGIDDLGTTGRGSDMQIGTYVEKMFLSELSGNIIDLCPVGALTSKPYSFTARPWETRKTDSVDVLDALGSNIVVSTRTGEVLRILPRLNEDINEEWLSDKSRFACDGLKRQRLVTPMLKNSKGELVSVEWEDALISVAKALKSAPGDKIAAIAGGLVDAEALISLKDLLNRLGSESLNTEETFPLDGSGTDLRSNYLLNDKIAGIEEADLVLLVGSNPRYEAPLLNSRLRKGYLHHELDIAVVGPKIDLNYEYELLGDSGDVLKQLASGQHPFSKKLAAAKRPMLILGSEQLKREDGAAILSLCQQIAHSASSGAPAEWKVLNILQRVASQVAALDLGYTPGVAKIRANPPKVLFLLGADEGTITRADLPKDAFIIYQGHHGDAGASIADAVLPGAAYTEKQATYVNTEGRAQETLVAVTAPGMAREDWKIIRALSEIVGARLPYDNLDEIRNRLEEVSPNLVRYGEAEGANFVAQARELSKLVKGGVSSTPLDVRLKKLEDFFMTDSISRASPTMAKCVQAVIKQREAKY; encoded by the exons ATGTTGCGCGTTCCCCTGTTACGGGCCCTTAATTCGGCAAGTTCTGCAAGATGCCTTTTGCAGGCGAGCAGAGCTTCCGGCACTCAGGCGCCGGAAAAAGTCGAAGTTTTCATTGATGACAAGAGCGTTTTGGTTGATCCTGGCACCACTGTGCTCCAG GCGGCTGCTTTGGCTGGAATTGAAATCCCCCGATTCTGCTATCACGAACGGCTGGCGATTGCTGGAAACTGCCGAATGTGCTTGGTGGAGGTAGAAAAATCACCAAAG CCTGTGGCTGCGTGTGCCATGCCTGTGATGAAGGGCTGGAGGATCAAGACCAACTCCGACATGACCCGCAAAGCCAGGGAAGGCGTGATGGAATTTTTGCTGGTCAACCATCCCCTCGACTGTCCCATTTGTGACCAGGGTGGCGAGTGTGATTTGCAAGATCAGAGCATGGCTTTTGGCTCAGACCGCAGCCGATTCACCGACATCAGCTACGATGGAAAGAG AGCTGTCGAGGACAAGGATATTGGTCCGCTGGTGAAGACCATCATGACCCGCTGCATCCACTGCACGCGTTGCATCAGATTCGCCTCGGAAGTGGCTGGCATTGATGACTTGGGCACCACCGGCAGAGGCTCCGACATGCAGATCGGCACTTACGTCGAGAAAATGTTCCTCTCTGAGTTGTCCGGCAACATCATTGACCTTTGTCCCGTGGGCGCCCTCACCTCAAAACCGTACTCATTCACCGCCAGGCCCTGGGAGACGAGGAAAACGGACAGTGTTGATGTCCTCGATGCCCTTGGCAGCAACATCGTCGTGTCCACCAGGACAGGAGAAGTACTCAGGATTCTGCCCCGACTCAATGAg GATATCAATGAGGAATGGCTTTCGGATAAGTCTCGGTTCGCGTGCGACGGTCTAAAGCGTCAGCGCCTCGTGACTCCCATGCTGAAGAACAGCAAGGGAGAATTGGTCTCCGTCGAATGGGAGGACGCCCTGATTTCCGTCGCCAAGGCCTTGAAGTCTGCGCCCGGAGACAAAATTGCTGCCATCGCAGGCGGTCTGGTCGACGCCGAAGCCCTCATTTCTCTGAAGGACCTCCTCAACAGACTCGGCAGCGAGTCTCTCAACACCGAGGAGACTTTCCCCTTGGATGGCTCCGGCACAGATCTTAGGAGCAACTATCTGCTCAATGACAAAATTGCTG GCATTGAGGAAGCTGACCTGGTTCTGCTGGTTGGAAGCAACCCAAGGTACGAAGCTCCCCTCCTGAACTCCCGCCTGAGAAAGGGCTACCTGCACCATGAGCTCGACATTGCTGTCGTTGGACCCAAGATCGATCTCAACTACGAATATGAG CTATTGGGAGACTCTGGTGATGTCTTGAAACAGCTGGCGAGTGGACAACATCCATTCAGCAAGAAACTTGCCGCAGCCAAGCGGCCAATGCTGATCCTCGGCTCCGAGCAGCTGAAACGAGAAGACGGAGCAGCCATTCTCTCCCTCTGCCAGCAAATCGCTCATTCTGCATCGTCAGGA GCGCCTGCTGAGTGGAAGGTTCTGAACATTCTCCAGAGGGTGGCTTCGCAAGTGGCCGCCCTGGACCTGGGCTACACTCCCGGCGTGGCAAAGATCAGGGCAAATCCTCCAAAGGTCCTCTTCCTCCTTGGAGCTGACGAGGGAACCATTACCAGGGCTGATCTGCCCAAGGATGCTTTTATCATCTACCAAG GCCACCACGGTGACGCCGGTGCTTCAATCGCAGACGCTGTTCTGCCTGGAGCTGCCTACACCGAAAAACAGGCCACTTATGTCAACACAGAAGGCAGGGCTCAGGAAACCTTGGTCGCAGTCACGGCTCCCGGAATGGCTAGGGAGGACTGGAAAATCATCAGGGCACTTTCagaa ATTGTTGGAGCTAGACTGCCTTATGATAATTTGGATGAGATTAGGAACAGGCTTGAAGAGGTGTCTCCTAACCTGGTGCGGTATGGAGAGGCGGAGGGAGCTAATTTTGTCGCCCAGGCTAGGGAATTGTCAAAG ttgGTGAAGGGCGGAGTCTCCTCAACTCCTCTTGACGTCAGGCTGAAGAAGCTGGAAGATTTCTTTATGACCGATAGTATCAGTAGAGCATCCCCAACAATGGCCAAGTGCGTGCAAGCCGTCATCAAACAGAGAGAGGCCAAGTACTGA
- the LOC135939584 gene encoding elongation factor 1-beta'-like translates to MVPTQFKNDKDISALNDALADISYIDGYTPSQNDVVIFNALGKAPAAKLAHALRWYNHIKSFGDEKKKFPASKKALSAGAPAPAAKADDDDDVDLFASEDEDEEAQKVKEQRLKEYAEKKSKKPALIAKSSIVLDVKPWDDETDMKAMETQVRSIVMDGLVWGASKFVPVGYGINKLQIMCVVEDDKVSIDLLTETITEFEDFVQSVDIAAFNKI, encoded by the exons ATGGTTCCCACCCAGTTCAAGAACGACAAGGACATCAGCGCGCTGAACGATGCTTTGGCCGACATCAGTTACATCGACGG CTACACTCCTAGCCAGAACGACGTTGTGATCTTCAACGCGCTCGGCAAGGCTCCTGCTGCCAAGTTGGCGCACGCCCTTAGATGGTACAACCACATTAAGTCCTTCGGGGATGAGAAAAAGAAGTTCCCCGCTTCCAAGAAAGCCCTTTCAGCCGGCGCTCCTGCCCCAGCAGCCAAGGCtgacgacgatgatgatgTCGACCTGTTCGCCTCTGAAGATGAG GATGAAGAGGCACAGAAAGTTAAGGAGCAAAGACTGAAGGAATACGCAGAGAAGAAAAGCAAGAAACCTGCTCTTATTGCCAAGTCCAGTATTGTCCTCGATGTCAAGCCATGGGATGATGAGACCGACATGAAGGCAATGGAAACGCAGGTCCGCTCCATTGTTATGGATGGACTTGTCTGGGGGGCTT CCAAGTTCGTGCCTGTCGGCTACGGAATCAACAAATTGCAGATTATGTGCGTTGTTGAGGATGACAAAGTTTCAATTGATCTGCTCACAGAAACTATTACCGAATTTGAAGATTTTGTTCAGTCAGTTGACATTGCCGCTTTTAACAAGATTTAA